From the genome of Colletotrichum destructivum chromosome 10, complete sequence, one region includes:
- a CDS encoding Putative zn(2)Cys(6) fungal-type DNA-binding domain, fungal transcription factor: MSSGRTPPGSSGTKSRSDSPPQVRRGCSSCKARRVKCDGMRPACRRCSVTGTVCDGFLSGLKDGSPGRNPPLCPRQTSSIITPCGAHAGLVALSCSDRRHFEWFVRKTSSRLPGVFSSPVWTKFVIQAGSTEPAILYAILAIGAVHERGLEMAEPCRINDERETLKPQSSDSTERLSLQYYNKSISFLQSRLLMQDTESIRIVLIVCTIFICLEFMQKQYKTGLLHFQHSLRLLGSLQRSAELAPSSDPIDEWFAEVIPRLDIQATLLSNELYSGCGPRTPSASQPLPELFQTTRDASHHLDTLLIRAYRLKRDGSATSVAGDVTDIFELLATQQTLRNDLELWLQCFDDFKARTWSELSDGERIVCWSLPIHHTVAYIITNTSLNPENELIFDHYTHHFASIVSGSRKILEALQPSALPTPTADTSPDANPLSADCTADIGLVPPLFYAAIKCRVPRIRRQAVELLLLGERHEGLWDAVMSARLAREIMTLEERGIVDGIQDDKRASPDTVVPILPGPPRIHKLWIETPIEPKGDIILSVLRLHSNRKKEMLARRFDAANGFWTSSPLTSRVVDAAKHETSKK, from the exons ATGAGTAGCGGCCGGACTCCACCCGGCAGTTCCGGAACCAAGTCTCGCTCAGACTCGCCTCCGCAAGTGAGGAGGGGCTGCTCGTCCTGCAA GGCCCGGAGAGTGAAGTGTGACGGGATGCGGCCGGCATGTCGTCGATGCAGCGTCACGGGGACGGTCTGCGACGGCTTCTTGAGCGGCCTCAAGGACGGCTCTCCGGGCCGAAATCCCCCGCTGTGCCCTCGTCAgacctcctccatcatcacccCTTGTGGCGCCCATGCCGGTCTTGTCGCGCTGAGCTGTTCGGACAGACGCCACTTCGAGTGGTTCGTCCGCAAAACCTCGAGTAGACTGCCCGGTGTATTTAGCTCGCCGGTGTGGACGAAGTTCGTCATCCAAGCAGGCTCAACGGAGCCGGCCATACTCTACGCTATACTTGCCATTGGGGCTGTTCATGAGAGGGGCCTGGAGATGGCTGAACCATGCAGAATCAACGACGAGCGGGAGACACTCAAGCCGCAGTCCTCAGATTCGACAGAACGTCTCAGCCTGCAATACTACAACAAGTCCATCTCATTTCTACAGTCACGCCTACTCATGCAGGACACCGAGTCAATAcgcatcgtcctcatcgtctgTACGATCTTCATCTGCCTAGAGTTCATGCAGAAGCAGTACAAGACTGGTCTTCTCCATTTTCAGCACAGCCTCCGCCTGCTGGGCAGTTTGCAGAGAAGCGCGGAActggcgccgtcgtcggaCCCGATTGACGAGTGGTTCGCCGAAGTGATCCCCCGCCTTGATATCCAAGCGACCCTCCTTTCGAACGAGTTATACTCGGGATGCGGACCACGAACCCCTTCGGCGTCTCAGCCGCTTCCTGAGCTTTTTCAGACGACCCGCGATGCGAGTCATCATCTGGACACTCTTTTGATCAGAGCATATCGGCTCAAAAGAGATGGCAGCGCGACAAGCGTAGCAGGTGACGTGACCGACATCTTTGAGCTCCTGGCTACGCAGCAAACTCTCCGCAACGACCTGGAGTTGTGGCTTCAATGTTTTGATGATTTCAAAGCCAGGACCTGGAGCGAGTTATCAGACGGCGAAAGGATTGTTTGCTGGTCGTTGCCAATACACCACACTGTGGCATACATCATCACGAACACCTCTCTCAATCCTGAAAACGAGTTGATCTTCGACCACTACACCCACCACTTTGCTTCCATCGTCTCTGGGTCGCGCAAAATCCTCGAAGCACTCCAGCCTTCAGCTCTACCGACCCCGACAGCGGATACTTCACCTGATGCGAACCCCCTTTCTGCCGACTGCACTGCCGACATTGGCCTCGTCCCGCCGCTATTTTACGCAGCTATCAAATGCCGCGTTCCTAGAATCAGGCGACAGGCAGTGGAGCTGCTTTTGTTGGGAGAACGGCACGAAGGGCTCTGGGATGCGGTAATGTCGGCACGCCTCGCCAGGGAAATCATGACCCTGGAGGAAAGGGGGATAGTGGACGGTATTCAGGACGACAAAAGAGCCTCTCCGGATACCGTCGTTCCCATCCTTCCCGGGCCGCCCAGGATACACAAGTTGTGGATTGAGACGCCCATTGAGCCCAAAGGAGACATCATTCTGAGTGTCTTGAGGCTACACAGCAACAGGAAAAAGGAAATGTTGGCAAGACGGTTCGATGCTGCAAATGGGTTCTGGACATCCAGTCCCCTCACATCACGGGTTGTTGATGCAGCCAAGCACGAAACAAGTAAGAAATAG
- a CDS encoding Putative oligopeptide transporter, OPT superfamily, giving the protein MGALNEKTGDTIDAVTPVDANPQRESFDDKVSLDEVARQLNATPEEVLEAREHSLALSLEETKESAERLVHQHGLDPNFPAGALERLKEFLANDDIFANPDAHTREIGEAKIEVSLLTTNSPYAEVRAVVDAHDDVTLPVSTIRSWTIGLFFVVFIAFINQLFSVRQPSITLRAEVVQLLAYPVGKAAERWLPDVGFTLFGVRHSLNPGPFNKKEHMLISIMASVGKTLPSSRYIIFTQWMDRYFGQKYAKSFSYQILLALSTNLMGFGLAGLCRRFLVYPSFCLWPASLVTIALNSSLHNEVNHPVPGPFKKIYSMSRYRLFLAAFAAMFVWFWFPDYIFGALSLFNWVAWIAPNNFTLTALTGVKKGLGFNPLPTFDWNVATHVVQPLVVPFRVTLNTFVGVFLGGITIIGLYWTNAYNTGYLPINSNLMYNHFGGSYNVSKILDGRGWLDETKYQAYSPVYLAASSITMYYYFFAVYAATVSYAILFHRHDIALGFRSLLRSFKKEASTDFKDVHTRMMSNYPEVPEWWYLILNLAAIAFGVAAVAAWPTETSVGVVFFGIALALVFVIPTGIIFATTGMEVEFNVLAEFIGGAWEPGNALAMNFFKCFGYVTTAHALDFANDLKLAHYLKIPQRHTFAAQVVAVFVSAFVCTGVMNFQIENIPDLCSTNQKDRFTCPGVNTYFTAAVLFGSLGARKVFGSGGIYTALLSAFPVGFAVPFIFYFFQRKFPRTHWFSKIHPVMILSGGISWSPYNIAYMWPAVLPGWVSMVYLRQRYLAFWSKYNYVLSAAFSTAIAIAGVIIFFAVSYHGFEINWWGNVSESGCEATACTRLALPKGEYFGPRIGTYAA; this is encoded by the exons ATGGGCGCTCTTAATGAGAAGACGGGCGATACCATCGACGCTGTTACGCCGGTCGATGCGAATCCCCAG AGAGAAAGCTTCGATGACAAGGTCTCTCTCGATGAAGTTGCGAG GCAACTGAATGCAACCCCCGAGGAAGTCCTCGAGGCTAGAGAGCACTCCCTGGCACTCTCTCTCGAAGAGACCAAAGAG TCCGCCGAGAGACTCGTCCATCAACATGGCCTCGATCCCAATTTcccggccggcgccctcgagcgtCTCAAGGAGttcctcgccaacgacgacatcTTCGCCAACCCGGACGCCCATACCCGCGAGATCGGggaggccaagatcgaggtTTCCCTCCTGACGACCAACAGCCCCTACGCCGAGGtgcgcgccgtcgtcgacgcccacgaCGACGTGACCCTCCCCGTCAGCACCATCCGCTCCTGGACCATcggcctcttcttcgtcgtcttcatcgccttcatcAACCAGCTGTTCAGCGTGCGCCAGCCGTCCATCACGCTCCGCGCCGAGGTTGTGCAGCTGCTGGCGTACCCCGTCGGAAAGGCGGCCGAGAGATGGCTTCCCGATGTTGGCTTTACGCTTTTTGGGGTCCGACACAGTCTCAACCCCGGGCCCTTCAACAAGAAGGAGCATATGCTGATCTCGATCATGGCGAGTGTCGGGAAGACGCTTCCCAGTTCTAGATACATCA TCTTCACACAGTGGATGGACCGGTATTTCGGCCAGAAGTATGCCAAGTCCTTCAGCTATCAGATCCTTCTGGCGCTTTCGACCAACCTGATGGGTTTCGGTCTGGCTGGTCTCTGCAGACGGTTCCTGGTCTATCCGTCCTTTTGTCTCTGGCCTGCCTCcctcgtcaccatcgccCTGAACAGCTCCCTTCACAACG AGGTCAACCACCCGGTGCCCGGCCCTTTCAAGAAGATCTACAGCATGTCCAGATACCGCCTCTTCCTAGCCGCGTTTGCCGCCATGTTTGTCTGGTTCTGGTTCCCGGACTACATCTTCGGGGCGCTCTCGCTGTTCAACTGGGTGGCCTGGATTGCCCCCAACAACTTTACCCTCACCGCTCTCACCGGTGTCAAGAAGGGGCTCGGCTTCAACCCCTTACCCACCTTTGACTGGAACGTCGCGACGCACGTCGTCCAGCCCCTCGTCGTTCCGTTCCGTGTCACGCTCAACAccttcgtcggcgtcttcctGGGCGGTATCACCATCATCGGGCTGTACTGGACCAACGCGTACAACACCGGCTACCTCCCCATCAACTCCAACCTGATGTACAATCATTTTGGAGGCTCGTACAATGTCTCCAAGAttctcgacggccgaggttgGCTCGACGAGACCAAGTATCAGGCCTACTCCCCCGTGTACCTGGCCGCCAGCAGCATCACCATGTACTACTACTTCTTTGCCGTCTATGCGGCGACGGTTTCTTACGCCATTCTCTTCCACCGGCACGACATCGCGCTTGGGTTTCGTAGTCTGCTGCGCAGCTTCAAGAAGGAAGCGTCAACCGACTTCAAGGATGTCCACACGAGGATGATGTCCAACTACCCGGAAG TTCCCGAATGGTGGTATCTTATTCTCAACTTGGCTGCCATTGCTTttggtgttgctgctgtcgccGCATGGCCGACCGAG ACGAGTGTCGGCGTTGTTTTCTTCGGTATTGCCCTTGCACTGGTCTTCGTCATCCCGACCGGCATCATCTTCGCGACCACCGGAATGGAGGTTGAGTTCAA CGTTCTCGCCGAATTTATCGGAGGTGCGTGGGAGCCCGGCAACGCCCTGGCCATGAACTTTTTCAAGTGCTTCGG ATATGTCACCACGGCTCATGCCCTCGACTTCGCCAACGACCTCAAGCTGGCGCATTACCTCAAGATCCCCCAGCGCCACACCTTTGCCGCCCAGGTCGTGGCCGTCTTTGTCTCGGCGTTCGTGTGCACGGGGGTCATGAACTTCCAGATTGAGAACATTCCGGACCTGTGCTCGAC AAACCAGAAAGATCGGTTCACCTGCCCCGGTGTGAACACCTACTTCACGGCTGCCGTGCTGTTCGGCAGTCTGGGTGCCCGCAAAGTCTTTGGCTCAGGCGGCATCTACACGGCGCTTTTGTCAGCCTTCCCCGTCGGTTTCGCGGTGCCGTTCATCTTCTACTTCTTCCAAAGGAAGTTCCCCCGCACCCACTGGTTCTCCAAGATCCATCCCGTCATGATCCTCAGCGGTGGCATCAGCTGGTCTCCT TACAACATCGCCTATATGTGGCCTGCTGTTCTTCCCGGATGGGTGAGCATGGTGTACCTCCGCCAGCGCTACCTCGCCTTCTGGTCCAAGTACAACTACGTGCTTTCGGCAGCCTTCTCTACGGCCATCGCCATTGCCGGCGTCATAATCTTTTTCGCCGTCAGCTATCATGGGTTCGAGATCAACTGGTGGGGCAATGTCTCGGAAAGCGGGTGCGAAGCCACGGCCTGCACACGTCTCGCGCTGCCCAAGGGCGAGTACTTCGGACCGCGCATTGGTACCTATGCGGCATAG